From Xiphophorus couchianus chromosome 7, X_couchianus-1.0, whole genome shotgun sequence:
TCAACAAACTTCTGGAATAATTCTGGTTGGATATCTCTCCACTCGTCCTTACAGAATCAGTGTTTGCTTAAAATTATTTCCTTCCTGCGCAATATGTCAAGGTAGCACTTTCAAGATCAGGCTTCAGCATTGTAGCAGCTGTCAAGCATAGTGCTGGCAGTATGATGCTGAGTTGCTGTTTGCTGCCTGTGCTAATGGTGATTTGCACAAAGTGGTTTCATATACACAGTTTATGACCTTCATGAAAGtattaaaatttctgaataaaacactGGGTTTCAGTCCAAACTCAGTTGATTTATTCAACTCTGTCTGAGAgcaaatttgtaataaaaaaatctaacgtTTAACCATCATGACTCCCAGTCAGTCAAACAGCCAAAGATTATGGGCACTCGGTTGAAAAATGCTTCCTAATAGTGAAGATTAAATACTACTCActcaaaacaataaacacagtATCTGAACAACACCgatatcatttttgttttattgatgcaacataatttctttgcagctaaacaaaaagatttcagaatgcaaatgaatttaaaaaaacaacaacaaaagaacaagCGCATGCTGCATAAAATGCAAGCTCACCACAATATACTTCACAAGTGATTTGGTAGAAactaagatgtttttaaaatggatgCATTTTGTTACTTACACTATAGGCCTATTAGTGGAGGGGACTTGGGTAATAACAGAGCTAGATGTTGGCGATGGGAGAGCTGGCTGTATTACAACACTAGTCTCTGTGGTTGCTAGAAGTACATTGGGAACTTGGAGGGATGCAGGGTGGACTATAGTGGATGTTGGCAGTGAGGCTGGCTGCAAAGATAAGTCCTGAAAACACCATACAAGACCATAGCTGCAAGAATGCGTCATCAACACCAGATCAGTTAATTGAACACCTCTAACATGATGGAGTCACTCATTTATCAGGAGAAGAAGTAAATCTTCATTGGCCCGATAACTATTGTGCGAATGCACAATGTTGCCCCGACAGTTATCATTACACAAGTACTGTATTTCAAGCAGCTCATTGCAATAAATCCACAAACTATACAGCAGATAAATTGATAAGACAATCAAGAGAAAATCACAAGCCACAAGTCAACCAGGTGTAGTTTTTTAAGCTTTACCTTATCATCACTTGTAGTGGATTCAGGATGAGGCAGCGGGCTGTCTCTATGTGCGTCTATAACTGTGGGTTCCTCAATTTTGTTGCGTATAATTGGTGTAGCAAGAGGTGACAAATCCAGGGGTAGCTGCAAAACAAGgaccaaaaacagaacaaggaTTATCaggaaaaaagttcaaaatggaCCCAAAACTAGGATGATCTGGAAGCAAGTTTAACACCTTTTTGATGTCATCTTCGGTCGATTTTTTGAAGTCATGATCGAACGGACTTGCAAGTTCGTTAAAGAGACCAACTTCCTCGCAATTCTTTAAAAAGCGGGTGGGTGTAGGAGTTTGGTCTGAAATTGACATTATTGTAAGTAAACTGGCTTGGTGATAAAATACTTGTCATTTAAATAGCCCACCTGAAATTAATAGTGAACTCACCTGCAATGATAAGATTGTCATTTCTTGCTGGGCCAAACTTCAGTGTCAtctcatgtttgtgtttgtggacaGCCAAATGGTCTTCATTAGTGAATCTCTATGTAAggtataaacaaaaatgaaaaacaaaaacaaaacatcataaTAAAGATGTTGTATCTTGtggcaaaaaaacaatcatctttATATTTGGTTACTTTTTATGGTAAcactttatattatatatatatatatatatatatatatatatatatatatatatatatatgaatgaGGATACATGATAAGGATCATATACATAGGTATATAAAGtctatgttatttatttttaatgactgaaaaCTGCAAGGATTTACCTGTCCACACCCAGGAGCAGTGCACTGGAAGGGTTTATCATCACTCATATTAAGGAGTTCCTTTTACTTCCAcctataattaaacaaaaaacaattttaaatatgggAATGATTTTCAATGGTTAATACATGTAGCCGTGAAACAACCTTACTGCTGTAGTCAAAATTTTGCCAAAGATCAGAGTTAATACtaatatggaaataaatgcaGCATTGATTGTAAATGTGAACGCTCTGGGCACATCTGAACAAAGCCTTATCGATAAGGGGCGGCTGCGGTGGTTGCTTACAAGTCCATGCTCTCATAGAAAAcgtaaagataattttattcaaacacaaCAGTTAGTTTGTCCTATCGGGTGTCCCATATCTGACCTGTAAATAATCACCCTGCgctcacagaacagctgtaagGATGCTACAGAGGTTCATCTGGTTCCAGTCGCTTCCATGAAGCAGCCTTAGTCCTGCATTGACACACAGCCGTCGCCATATTAGAAGCTAACTGTCACTGTAAACATATGAGACGTGAGCGTCTAGTTTAGCTCTGGTTTTATTGCACCAAACACGAGTAGCCCACGGTCACTCCGATGCTGTATTTTAACACGGTTGAGAACACATCCGTTATCAGTTTATGTGGTCACTTACCCCCTCTGCCACAACCCTCGATTTCTAAAATCCCACGGCTTGTCCAAAGTATCGCGAGAGCAAGTCCAAGTCTTCCGTAAACCTTACACTCATACAAGATCGGCTCTCATAAAAGAGGCTAGAAGGTACCAGACAATATTGTGAAGGaatgattaataaaacattttaaaatgtaagataAGCCTGTTCAACTTGTATTATattgattaattacacacaaagtGCTACAATTTATacgtttatttcagtttaatttgagGGTTAATAGATTACAAGCAattaaaaccccccaaaacgGTAGCATAAgaatatcaatacatttttaatacattagaGCTGCTCTATTATATTATTATAGAGCAGTTCTGCTGGACATTATTTCTTACTTCAGTGTCCAGCAGACTGCCACTGGCAGAAGTAACAAAAGGCCTTTGCCAAATAAACTGACCAACAGATTGCTGCAAGCATATCAATGGAAAATcgagtgaaaggaaaaagtgcGGAAGAAGATACACAAACAAGAGGTACTGTCACAGTCTTAGAGGATTGGCTGAAAATGCCAttgggggagattcacaaggtGGGAGTCATTTCTTGAAGAACCACCACATGGACATACCCAGAACAACCCacatttgttgcattaaatCCCTCCTAAAGGTAAAACGAAAGAAGAATCTTACCTTGTCCAAGGAAAAGAGATGAGTTAAAAATCCAAGCAGTATGGGCAAAACTGTGATGTTTTAACAGTCAGTGATGATTAAGGGAGGCATATTTTGGTGTTAGTCCACCAGGCTTAGTCAAATCCAAAAGCAGCACAATCATTCTCCAGGTTTTTGCTTCACATTGCTCACAAGCTATAGACTTCATTTTAAAGCAGGCCTTGCATTGCAGTCAGTACCAGTACATGATTCAACAACCATATAACTGTCCAATTAGCCAGCAAACTCACTTGGTATAAACcccaaataatttaaaaaagaaaaatgacaccTGACCCAACAATGCAGATGGGTTGAAGGCTGCAAATAGAGGAACCTGGGTTGGAATAGTAACAATGCCAAAGTGATCACCCAATGCTGcaatttaagctaaaaaaaaaaagtattagtaCACCCATATGCTGTAATATACAGCAGAgaagctggattttttttcacctccCATTTAGCTGTATGGCAgaataatcaaaaacagaagtgtTTGTGTAGGAATCTGCAGGGGGTTCTAAACTactcaaatacattttaacatttactttGATGTTTGAAATGAAGTGCAACATACACTGAACTAACTAAAGCAGTTGTGTGCAATAGAGCTCAAAATTTAGTCTTTGAGCTGCCCATGAAGTGTTTCCTAAGAACTGGATGAAAGTTTCAccattaaaagtaattttttttctaattagcCAGTGAAAAGCTAATCAGCCAAGCTCTATGACTATTTTGTAGCTTTTGAAACATTGTGATGGcaaaggaaaaggaaacatttaaatcaattaaatcatCTAAGTTTATTCAGTGCCATATACAAAAGCAAGTTGCCACTTGCCGTCTAATTACAGTATTAACTGCAGCTGAATGTCGAAGTCATTAAGGTGGACCCCAAAACGCTAGGTGAAAACGAGGCTGATTTAGATCTAAGCAAATCCTTCACTGAAAAAGATGACATTCACAAAAGCTAAACGCTTCCCATTTGAACAGTGTGATGTTCCAGACAAAAGGAACTGCCATTACTAAATAGTCAAATCCATGTATTTTAATTGTGTAAGATCTTACATTTGTACAATACATGTTTTGCTTATTTGGACAGTGTCTGAAAGACttgaaaaatgtacatttccatGACACCAACACAGAACAATTTTGGTAGCcacaataaaatatgtagtCACATCTGTGGAAAGAAACTGTTGCAGGGGGATGATTTTACATAGCAAACAGAATAAGGAAAGCGACCATCAAACAGAAGAGTCCCATAGCTTCAGACAGGGCAAAACCCAGGATGGCATAGGAgaacagctgctgcttcagAGATGGGTTCCTATAAATGACAAGTCACCAGTAAATCAAGACATTAAAAACACTAGTGTGCAAACTgttgttacatatttttttgctaaaattaaaaacaaacctggcATAGCCAATAATGAGACTACCAAACACAGTCCCAATTCCAGCACCAGATCCAGCAACTCCAACTGTGGCAGCTCCTGCTCCAATAAACTTGGCAGCAGTGTCAATATCCCGGCTGATGGCGCTGGTCTGGAAGCCTCTCAGAGAGACCTGGGTGAGGGGATTCTGTGGCATCACAGCAACCGTGCTCTGCGGCGGGAAAGGTCTAAATGTCAGAATCTTTAAGGTTTAAGTGCAATAAAAGATTAACAATGACAAAGTCAAATATGAAAAACCACGAAAGAACCAGTTGTGGCCTAAAGTTAGGACACATGCATCAAAATTTCAATATGAAATTTTACtagagtaaaaaagaaaatagcattTTCCATCAACTTCATTAGGTCACACAATTACTCAACTCGTTTTAATTACAatgcagagaaaatattgtcaaacactaaaattatatttaaaaacataaacagctgATGAAAAGCTTAGAATCCTGACCTCTGTTTTGGCCTCAGGCCTGGACAGTACAGAGGCAGACAGGGGTCTGTAAAGAGCCCGGGAACCAGCACGCAcctgcaaaaacagaacataaaaacgttttttttttaaagttacatttaatttattttaatagcgGAAATCCTGTCCTTGTCATCACATACAAGTGGATATGAAAGGCACCTTGAATGCCAGTGTTTGAATGCCAACTAACAACTGTGGCATTCAGTCTCCCAATGTTGTTTACACTAACAAGTTTATTTCGTTTTGTTAAATCGTAGATCAGCAATTAAAATGTCCTCAGTTTCCATTACTGTAGAATTTGTTAGATATTATTGCAGAGTACATAGATTAGCTTATTAAAAGATTTGTATCCAGTAACATGACCTTGGAGATAGGAAAGCATCTGGGCTACAAACACCTGACAGTATGGTCAGATAAGCTATGAACATGCAAACTAATTACTTTGAATTCTTGCAGCACGGTTAGCTATGTTGGGCTAACAATGAGTTTAAATGACCTTACAAAAAGCATTCATTAATGATGTCTGCTAAGAGTAAAAGCAATTGTAGTACAACATTTTAACTTAAGTGCCCTAAAACACAGCTCATGCAAACGTTAATGTACTGCTTTCTGTGAGAGAGCCTGGGCTaggtttagcattagctcctgACTAACCCTGCAGGCCTAGTCGGTGGATACCCTTGGCATCAGGCTAGTCAAGTTCAATCGGAGGCCTACATCTTAAACCGTAACTCTAACTAAACAGTTCGGATAGGAGATTTTTAACTCACCACAGCCGGCGTGGACACAAACTTTGCACAGGCATACATCTTGTACTTTAGGTAGTTTTAACCGGTTCGGTCAAATCTGGTAGAAGCCCGGGTCTCTCTGAAGAAGGAAGAGCGGAGAGAAGTAAGGTCAAACGGCTGTAAAAATGCCCGACttacaaaataaagacatttgaaTGTGTATTCACATCCATCCTGCATGCTGCTCACACTTGTATAGAGCAAAGTGAAGCTAAGCGAGAGGATGAATATAGATTTAAGAAGATTCGCTTCTCATTCAAACTGCCATTACAGACTTACCGACTGCAGAGGTCGAACCACAGTGGAGGAGAGAGAGCGCCTGCGCGTCGTGATGTACAAGAGTCCCGGATGTGAGTGGAAGGTCACGTCACGAAAACTTTATTGAAAATTAACACAAGACAAAGCAACATAGTCACGCAAGTGGAAGATgtttaaagtacaaaaaatttCCAAAGATGAGTGGCCGTTTTTGTTCATATGAACGCGAATGTTCACATGAACATTCATCTTTGgccatttttgttctttaaacatCTTCCACTTTGGTTTGGAAGGTTGGACGGTaggctggatggatggagggtTGGAATTAGAGTTTGAAGAAGGTTTGAAATTAGGGTTGGAAGATCGATTGAAAGAATGGTTGGAAGGAGGGGTGGAATTAAGCCGAGAGGTTTGGAAAGTCGTTGGGAAGGTTTGTGAACCCTTAATGCTACAATGCAAAGTTTTTAGctgaatttttcagaaattatagAACGTTCCATTCATTTCAATGCTTAATATTTCCTAAGCCTAGGAGatatcaataacaatatacatAGCCGTAATGTCCTGAAACAGCAAAAGTTGAATGGTTGAAATAGCACAAAGTATGCAGAAATAGTTAACTGGGGAAATGTGTACGCAAAAAGCGGAGGAATGCCTACAGCATCCACACTAATAACTGTTGcaacctaaaaataaattttgtttcaaCATCCATTCATAACAAGATACATTTTGTCAGTTACATCTTCGGTCTTGTTATTCCTGTcaagctgcttttatttttaacagtaaaacaGGAAACTGTCCCTTCAAAACATAAGCATCAAAcctcaaacaggaagttaattatagttaaaataaaaaaggcaaaattttaaaaagaaacgcaagcaaataaagaaattaactCAGTGTTATTTACAACCACTTTTCACCTTTGcttgattaaaaatagtttgacaGTGCTATTCTTAATTTAGCTCAGTTTTTGTGTACTCTACCCAgtggaaatgcttttctttatcAGGAACATGAATGCTACAGACCCTGAAAGACATATGACAGGGCAATACTGAAAAAAACACTGTCAGAGGCAGCAATAAATTTCTAAAGAAAtctttctctcattttctgGTTATTTCACAACCGTAAACTTaattcccaccctcatctatggtcatgagctttgggtcatgaccgaaagaacgagatcgcggatacaagcggccgaaatgggttttctccgtagggtagctgggctctcccttagagatagggtgagaagctcagtcatccgggagggactcagagtagagccgctgctccttcacatcgagaggagccagttgaggtggctcgggcatctggtcaggatgcctcctggacgcctccctggtgaggtgttccgggcacgtcccaccgggaggaggccccggggaagacccaggacacgctggagagactatgtctctcggctggcctgggaacgcctcgggattcccccggaagagctagaagaagtggccggggagagggaagtctgggcctcccttctgaagctgctacccccgcgacccgaccccggataagcggaagaagatggatggatggatggatggatggatggatggatggatggatggatggatggaacttaATGCTGGTTTCTCGTCTTAGCTGAATCTGTGGCAACTCTCATCAGCATCTGAAGAATCAAATGTAGGCATCTTGCACTAATatgtttgcatatttcagtCATGTGTCAGGTGCTTGTTGTTTCCTAAGACAAGACCTTTTTGACATTCATGtgctttaaatatatttcttttatctaCCATGTTTTACACTGGtccaatttaattattttctagaGACATTCTGCAAACCATGCAGGATTCTGTGAGTCtcagaatttagtttttttttcttttgaaagaaaaaaaaaagcaacctgTTTTTAACTATCACCTGTTTAATTTAGCGCTGTGTCCGGAGTGGCTGATGGCTCAGGGTGATGTCTTTGTGACTTGCAGGTTGATGGTGGAGCTGCAGGCTACCAGCAGTAGGCAGATTTATAATCGTGATGAATGACTCCGCAGCAGCTGGTCTGTGATGGAAAGGTAATGAGCAAAGGGAGCCTGCCTCTGCTGCACACTAGGCTTAAAGGGAGGAGAGTCCCAGTGGCTCCTCAGGTATGATCTTTTCAGTTTCACAATGAACATAAAGCCACAGATTCCTAACCTCTTAGGCAGTGAGGAGAATCACCTGGTGCATCACACAGTATGAACCAAGCACTGAAGAAGACAGTGGCAGATCTTATTCATTAGTTTAGCAAACAACAGCTGAATACTattctactttatttttgtttttcctctgttctGGCTCTCTCCATTTTATTCTACTTTGTCATTGGTCTAAcacaggcatgtccaaagtccggcccgggggccaatcacggcccgcgctcatttttcatacggcccgcagcttcggtcttataatgtattatttatggcccgcctgcactgtgaaacagaataaataaatcataaaacttgaaactgtaattcctcctttcaccaaatggtggcagcaccactttaatactatcagtctctgcctccgtgcagcgaacccctctccactcatttctgccatggccactgcaaagaaaacgaggaaagtttacagtgagggccgccgctttcaagagagatgggaattacaatacttcaGTGTGGctctgagagttgaggacatgaaactgagtgttttgaatgttttgtttgtcactatcagcagtgaagagccaaaagaacatttatgcacttggatttatggcacttatttttattaaactcttgagtaagatttggttatgaacctgtagatgtgatacaaactattactttctgaaagatattgtaaatgacaagagcaaaattcacttgttttaaaatttaataataacagacaattttgtattacttataactcctgtttaaaatgttcttgaggcaaagatatttttaaactcatgtaaatttaaggtattttatacagtttgttcaatgttatctgactctccagatatgaaagaaaagcagaatttctgcttttagagttgcctgagtggcttatatttggttattttgtcatttgaaaaataaagataattgtgacaatgaaaattgttttataacagtgtgtatttgcatgacacttttgtagttaaaaaatgtccgaacaaactattggcccccaggcatcttgactttatcaaatctggccctctttgcaaaaagtttggacacccctggtctaacaTGATTCCAAGCATGTTTATTTAGTAAAGTTTACACACCAGAATGAATCGTAATAATACGGTACATGGCTTTCAGTGATGATTTTTTGTAGTCTTATGTGAGAAAGTAGCTTATTTTACAGGATATGCTGATTTGTAACAGTAAACAAAGCTTGAATAACCAAAGATGCTGGTTTAGATGCATAGGTTAGCATATTGCTCCCAAAGAACCTTTAAACACaggagcatttttaaaaagttgggaTATCAGCAAAAAGGTCAAAAGTGTCACTTCAAAAAGTGAAGCTATTAGATATAGCCATTACCTTCATTGCtgctattttaataattatggCTACTAAAAAaatttgttagattttaaaattctaCACTTTCCACTCTTCCTCTGATCTCTAGGGCCTTGACACAAGATTCAAAACTGGTTTTCATTTGAAGAGAGGACTTTGGACCATTAAGGAACAGTCCAATTCCTTTTCTCTTCAGTCCAGCTAAAACACTTCTGAGACAGTCTCTGGTTCAGTCATAGTGACTGCCTTATGCATCTCcccaaaaatattgaaatgagATTTGCTTCACAACCCACTCAATGCTGCAGTTATCCCTGTTTCATGTGCACGTTTTTCTATGACATTTCttttccacttaattttccAGTGAATCTATTTAGGTCTTTAACTTTTTGAATcagattactaaaataaatttgctttttaaagcttttctaatttattgagaaacttaaaactttaaattttcatTGCATTGCTCTTAGATTTGCTCCAAAAATTCCTGAAGTTCAAATGTAAAagatatataaattattttacatttaaaattgcaATTTTGTACATGATTTTGTAACTGAATTTTATAgggttgttttaaatatgtgtctttttattaagatgtgtaaaaaaacccaaaaaacaaacaaatacaaaaacattgaaattaaatattgaaaagtttCATTATTCATCAATTGCATATACCTTAGCCATGCAAATTGCATACTTCTATGGAGATaaagaatgaggaaaaaaacacagttgCAAGTCCTTGTAAATTATAATCTCATCTAGTaaaggtttatgtttttttcatcagtACAATCTTACATTTTTTCCGTATTTGTCAACGATTAATAAACTTTAGCAACAGTTTTAGGACTAAAAAAAGTATTGTTGTTCTACTAAAGACCCAGAAGAGGGCGCAATGGTGTCTGATGTGTTCATTGCCTTTGTTACTGGGGTTATACTAACCCCAGTAACTACAAGATGAAACATGATTTtattcctttaaaatgtttccagcaGGTGAGAAAATAGAATATTTGTATTACTGATCTCAGTATTAACATAAGGATGTAAAAAGTTTTATCCTCTCCTTTCAGAATTTGGTTCTATACTAAAATCTACAAtactgtttgatttattttttttgtgtgtgtggtgcgAGAGgattttcaaagcaaaactaccataaaatatattaaatgtttttcatttctagTAATGCAAGATGTAAAACCAAAGAGTGAACACTAGGCCAGAGTGTAATGCAGCATCTTATAGGTCACATCTAACCAAATGGTAAAACATGAACATCTACACTGCATTAATTGCAAGACAGCACATATCAAAGTGGCCATTAACTACCTGAGGTCAATGTCATACTATCTAATTAACCGGCCAGCGGCTGTGTGGTCCCTACATGGCTGTGGAAGGTGGAGAGTGCAGCCCATCCCACTACACCACGCCACCCTTTACCCGCCTTTTACTTCCCCCACTTTAGCCGGCATGCACGCACTCGCTGTCTGAGTTCTTGCATAGACCGCTGTGAGACATTCCATTTGCATGCCCGCCCCATCAAGCTGGATGCACTCAGACTGGTAATAAAAGGCATTGACCTCCTTAACCTTTATGAATTACAATTTGTGCCTGCAGCACGTCC
This genomic window contains:
- the atp5mc3a gene encoding ATP synthase membrane subunit c locus 3a — encoded protein: MYACAKFVSTPAVVRAGSRALYRPLSASVLSRPEAKTESTVAVMPQNPLTQVSLRGFQTSAISRDIDTAAKFIGAGAATVGVAGSGAGIGTVFGSLIIGYARNPSLKQQLFSYAILGFALSEAMGLFCLMVAFLILFAM